A DNA window from Xanthomonas campestris pv. campestris str. ATCC 33913 contains the following coding sequences:
- a CDS encoding CTP synthase, translated as MTPLIFVTGGVVSSLGKGIAAASLASILEARGLKVTMMKLDPYINVDPGTMSPFQHGEVYVTDDGAETDLDLGHYERYVRTRLSRKNSVTTGRIYENVIRKERRGDYLGATVQVIPHITDEIRRCIDEATAGFDVALIEIGGTVGDIESLPFLEAIRQVRTERGAEKAMFMHLTLVPYIAAAGELKTKPTQHSVKELRSIGIQPDVLLCRSEQAVPDSERRKIALFTNVSERAVISCPDIDVLYGMPLELRRQGLDELVIDQFKLRDKVAAADLSEWEAVVDAVKHPLDEVTIAVVGKYVDHQDAYKSVAEALKHGGLRQRTKVNLTWLEAQDLEGSDMAALQGIDGILVPGGFGDRGFEGKVQTSKYAREHKVPYFGICYGMQAAVVDYARHVADLDAANSTENDRQSPHPVIGLITEWRTATGEVEKRDEKSDLGGTMRLGLQEQRLKPGTLAREVYGKDVVAERHRHRYEFNNRYRTQLEDAGLVICGKSMDDTLVEMVELPRDTHPWFLACQAHPEFLSTPRDGHPLFIGFVRAAREKKAGGKLLKEARA; from the coding sequence ATGACTCCCCTGATTTTTGTAACAGGCGGTGTAGTGTCCTCGCTAGGCAAGGGCATCGCCGCTGCTTCGCTTGCGTCCATTCTTGAGGCGCGTGGCCTCAAGGTCACGATGATGAAGCTGGATCCGTACATCAATGTGGACCCGGGCACGATGAGCCCGTTCCAGCATGGTGAGGTCTACGTCACCGATGACGGCGCCGAAACCGATCTGGACCTGGGCCACTACGAGCGCTACGTGCGCACGCGGCTGTCGCGCAAGAATTCGGTCACCACCGGCCGTATCTACGAAAACGTGATCCGCAAGGAGCGCCGCGGCGACTACCTGGGCGCGACCGTGCAGGTCATCCCGCATATCACCGATGAAATCCGTCGCTGCATCGACGAGGCCACGGCTGGATTCGACGTGGCGTTGATCGAGATCGGCGGCACCGTGGGCGATATCGAGTCGTTGCCGTTCCTGGAGGCCATCCGCCAGGTGCGCACCGAGCGCGGCGCCGAGAAGGCCATGTTCATGCACCTCACCCTGGTGCCGTACATTGCTGCGGCCGGCGAGTTGAAGACCAAGCCGACCCAGCATTCGGTCAAGGAGCTGCGCTCGATCGGTATCCAGCCGGACGTGCTGCTGTGCCGCTCCGAACAGGCGGTGCCGGATTCGGAGCGCCGCAAGATCGCGTTGTTCACCAACGTCTCCGAGCGTGCGGTGATCAGCTGCCCCGACATCGATGTGCTGTACGGCATGCCGCTGGAACTGCGCCGCCAGGGCCTGGACGAACTGGTCATCGATCAATTCAAGCTGCGCGACAAGGTCGCCGCGGCCGACCTGTCCGAGTGGGAAGCGGTGGTCGATGCGGTCAAGCATCCGCTCGATGAGGTGACCATCGCGGTGGTCGGTAAGTACGTCGATCACCAGGACGCCTACAAGTCGGTGGCCGAGGCGCTCAAGCACGGTGGCCTGCGTCAGCGCACCAAGGTCAACCTGACCTGGCTGGAAGCGCAGGATCTGGAAGGCAGCGACATGGCCGCATTGCAGGGCATCGACGGCATTCTGGTGCCGGGCGGCTTCGGCGATCGCGGCTTCGAAGGCAAGGTGCAGACCTCCAAGTACGCCCGCGAGCACAAGGTGCCGTATTTCGGCATCTGCTACGGCATGCAGGCGGCGGTGGTGGACTATGCCCGCCACGTGGCCGATCTGGATGCTGCCAACAGCACCGAGAACGATCGCCAGTCGCCGCACCCGGTGATCGGCCTGATCACCGAGTGGCGCACCGCCACCGGCGAGGTGGAAAAGCGCGATGAAAAATCCGACCTGGGCGGCACCATGCGTCTGGGCCTGCAGGAGCAGCGCCTGAAGCCGGGCACGCTGGCGCGCGAGGTGTACGGCAAGGACGTGGTGGCCGAGCGGCATCGCCATCGCTACGAGTTCAACAACCGCTACCGTACCCAGCTGGAAGATGCCGGCCTGGTGATTTGCGGCAAGTCGATGGACGACACGCTGGTGGAAATGGTGGAGCTGCCGCGCGATACGCATCCGTGGTTCCTGGCCTGCCAGGCGCATCCGGAATTTTTGTCCACTCCGCGCGACGGGCATCCGCTGTTTATTGGTTTCGTGCGCGCCGCGCGCGAGAAGAAGGCCGGCGGCAAGCTGTTGAAGGAAGCGCGTGCGTGA
- the kdsA gene encoding 3-deoxy-8-phosphooctulonate synthase: MKLCDFEVGLDQPLFLIAGPCVIESMQLQLDVAGKLKEITGKLGINFIFKSSFDKANRTSGTSFRGPGLEEGLKVLDAVKKQIGVPVLTDVHEYTPMNEVAAVVDVLQTPAFLVRQTDFIKNVCAAGKPVNIKKGQFLAPWDMKPVVDKAKSTGNEQIMVCERGASFGYNNLVSDMRSLSVMRDTGCPVVFDATHSVQLPGGQGSSSGGQREFVPVLARAAVAVGISGLFAETHPDPSKALSDGPNAWPLDRMEELLETLMELDAVTKKHGFARFA; encoded by the coding sequence ATGAAACTGTGTGACTTCGAAGTTGGCCTGGATCAGCCGCTGTTCCTGATTGCCGGCCCCTGCGTGATCGAGTCGATGCAGCTGCAGCTTGACGTGGCCGGCAAGCTCAAGGAGATCACCGGCAAGCTGGGGATCAACTTCATCTTCAAGTCGAGTTTCGACAAGGCCAACCGCACCTCCGGCACCAGCTTCCGCGGCCCCGGCCTGGAAGAAGGCCTGAAGGTGCTGGACGCGGTGAAAAAGCAGATCGGCGTGCCGGTGCTCACCGACGTGCACGAATACACCCCGATGAATGAAGTCGCCGCCGTCGTCGACGTGCTGCAGACCCCGGCCTTTCTGGTGCGCCAGACCGACTTCATCAAGAACGTCTGCGCCGCCGGCAAGCCGGTGAACATCAAGAAGGGCCAATTTCTGGCGCCGTGGGACATGAAGCCGGTGGTGGACAAGGCCAAGTCGACCGGCAACGAGCAGATCATGGTCTGCGAACGTGGCGCCTCGTTCGGCTACAACAACCTGGTCAGCGACATGCGCTCGCTCAGCGTCATGCGCGACACCGGCTGCCCGGTGGTGTTCGATGCCACCCATTCGGTGCAGTTGCCGGGCGGGCAGGGCAGCAGTTCCGGTGGCCAACGCGAATTCGTGCCGGTGCTGGCACGTGCCGCTGTCGCAGTGGGCATTTCCGGCCTGTTTGCCGAAACCCATCCGGACCCGTCCAAGGCGTTGTCCGATGGCCCCAATGCCTGGCCGCTGGACCGCATGGAAGAGTTGCTCGAGACGCTGATGGAACTGGATGCAGTGACCAAAAAGCACGGGTTCGCGCGCTTCGCATGA